Proteins encoded by one window of Haematobia irritans isolate KBUSLIRL chromosome 2, ASM5000362v1, whole genome shotgun sequence:
- the LOC142224918 gene encoding uncharacterized protein LOC142224918: protein MADLDGIIQMQRDSLELLRKYEQRFDSKPNSQKTSGFLSSLGQRIDDVFNVFESQHQEILQRVHDEALNASDVPYLADDLYFDFSDLYFTFRGKIIDSLPQQSASHSPFASTFAVPNNRSDTTIGVDARLPKISLPSFSGEYMEWISFRDIYSSLVHNNESLTKIQKFYYLRGTLSGEAASLIRSISATEANYDSAWKILESRYHNKRIIVSNLVGRLYGLDKSDGGFQSIKRLLDSARECLSSLDNLGVDTGSWDPLLIHLLSQKLDLLTRKDWEQSLRSSTEIPSRREMFDFLERTFRTLESLNNDFHTSGNNSKIKKTSCHSGKLLKAKVNSCAHCGKPHLISKCFKFLALPLAMRYEFISQRKLCRNCLSTGHSHDNCPSPFRCISCKELHHSILHSDGVENLNQALTQSPSSSNDNSIVPNPVTSHTTSAFRAVLLYTIRLVVNANSGRFQLRALLDPGSQGSLISESAVQLIGLRKVRSHHRVIGIGEGNSTLSKFFVNVELFSRTNKPVMNCRALVLSNLSSYTPDPSSRHITMPNIEMDSLADPLFYNSDRIDMILGSDVISRIQIPTESFVHGNLFFQNTHFGWVFTGSDESVSINGIHIHNLGLETILRSFWEQEEVTMNRHLTEEETSCDAYFRATTKRSSSGRYMVYLPFKSLCHGNIFPVVDNNHFNALKRFRQLEISFSKRPQYSVGYKEFMKEYELLGHMSKVGVYPKDIRHNSYFLPHHGVFKEDSTTTKLRVVFDGSSHHNNKESLNDLLSPGPALQNDLPTVLTHWRGHKIAFCADIEKMFRQIDVYPEHRRFQQILWRYDPLDDISIYELNTVTYGTTSAPYLAIRVLKKLAEDFESEFPEASRILVEDSYVDDILSGADSFENATRLQRDLCSLLRNGGCNLRKWITNSKDLLETIPVEHRDPSLTLDFDQSHIVKTLGIQWNTCDDCFFFKSQLTEPVLATKRLILSEAARLYDPLGWLTPTTVIAKSIFKSLWEHGIDWDSEIPDIIQSQWCSYRESLPKLANLKIPRWIGLCPGTKIEFHCFCDASSIAYAAVVYARVVAADGTHVNIIQAKSKISPIKTITIPRLELCAASLLVKLTRKVMGSFRSTDVSSIYYWSDSSTVLSWLRKSPSNWNVFVANRVADIQRFTNPLDWRYVPSTLNPADIASRGILPGDLVENKTWWNGPQFLYDPPAFWPENLSNLYTSDEERKKKIVAHTSETSTEAFSKD, encoded by the exons ATGGcggatttagatggaataatACAAATGCAAAGAGATTCATTAGAATTGCTGAGGAAATATGAGCAGAGGTTTGATTCTAAACCAAATTCTCAAAAAACTTCGGGTTTTTTGTCCTCATTGGGACAACGAATTGATGATGTTTTCAACGTTTTTGAGAGCCAACATCAGGAGATTTTACAAAGGGTCCACGATGAAGCCTTGAATGCCTCTGATGTTCCCTATTTAGCGGACGATCTATATTTTGATTTCTCCGATTTGTACTTTACATTTAGGGGTAAAATTATTGATTCTTTGCCTCAGCAATCGGCATCTCATTCTCCATTTGCTAGCACATTCGCAGTTCCAAATAATCGTTCTGATACGACTATAGGGGTTGACGCAAGGCTTCCTAAAATTTCATTGCCATCATTTTCAGGTGAGTATATGGAATGGATTTCTTTCCGTGACATATATTCATCCCTTGTTCACAATAACGAGTCACTTACTAAAATACAGAAATTTTACTATTTGAGGGGTACTCTTAGTGGTGAGGCCGCGAGTTTAATTAGGAGTATTTCTGCTACTGAAGCTAACTATGATTCCGCGTGGAAAATTCTGGAATCAAGGTACCACAACAAAAGAATAATAGTTAGCAATTTAGTTGGCAGACTTTATGGTTTAGATAAGTCTGATGGTGGATTTCAGTCCATCAAAAGGCTTCTTGATTCTGCCAGAGAATGTTTGTCTTCTCTAGATAATTTGGGAGTAGACACCGGAAGCTGGGATCCGTTATTGATTCATTTGCTATCCCAAAAACTTGATCTTCTAACCAGGAAAGATTGGGAGCAATCGTTAAGGTCTTCCACTGAAATTCCATCTCGCAGGGAGATGTTTGATTTCCTTGAGCGGACATTCAGAACCCTTGAATCTTTAAATAACGATTTTCACACTTCGGGGAATAATTCTAAGATAAAAAAGACTTCCTGCCATTCGGGCAAATTATTGAAGGCAAAGGTGAATTCGTGCGCACATTGTGGTAAACCCCATTTGATATCGAAATGTTTTAAGTTTTTGGCATTACCTTTGGCTATGAGATATGAATTTATATCACAGAGGAAACTTTGCCGTAATTGTCTTAGTACGGGACATAGTCATGATAACTGCCCCTCGCCTTTCCGTTGCATTTCATGCAAAGAATTGCATCACTCTATATTGCATTCGGATGGAGTGGAGAACTTGAATCAAGCTTTGACACAGTCTCCATCTTCATCGAATGATAATAGCATTGTTCCGAATCCGGTCACATCTCATACGACCAGCGCTTTTCGAGCAGTTTTGCTATATACGATACGTCTTGTTGTCAATGCTAACAGTGGTCGCTTTCAATTGAGAGCACTCTTGGACCCTGGTTCACAGGGCAGCCTTATATCTGAATCTGCGGTACAGTTAATAGGACTTAGAAAGGTTAGATCTCATCATCGAGTAATTGGCATTGGAGAAGGTAATTCGACTTTGTCCAAGTTTTTTGTGAACGTCGAATTGTTTTCCCGTACGAACAAGCCAGTCATGAATTGTAGGGCTTTAGTTTTGTCTAATCTCTCATCATACACCCCAGATCCATCGTCAAGACACATAACGATGCCCAATATCGAAATGGACAGTCTTGCCGATCCTCTTTTTTATAATTCCGATAGAATTGACATGATTTTAGGTTCTGATGTTATTTCCAGGATTCAGATACCCACTGAATCATTTGTccatggaaatttatttttccaaaatacgcATTTTGGATGGGTTTTTACGGGTTCTGACGAATCTGTGTCAATTAATGGTATTCATATACACAATTTGGGCCTTGAGACTATACTCCGATCCTTTTGGGAGCAGGAGGAGGTAACCATGAATCGGCATTTAACGGAAGAAGAGACTTCTTGCGATGCATACTTTCGAGCCACTACAAAACGAAGTTCGTCCGGTCGATACATGGTTTATTTACCATTTAAATCATTATGTCATGGCAATATATTTCCTGTTGTTGATAACAATCATTTCAATGCGCTGAAGCGTTTTAGGCAgttggaaatttctttttcgAAGCGTCCTCAGTATAGTGTAGGTTATAAGGAGTTTATGAAGGAATATGAGTTATTGGGACATATGTCCAAAGTGGGAGTTTACCCCAAAGATATTCGTCATAACTCCTATTTTTTACCCCATCATGGTGTGTTCAAAGAGGATAGCACTACCACAAAATTGCGAGTAGTTTTTGATGGCAGCAGTCATCATAACAATAAGGAATCTCTCAATGATTTGTTATCTCCAGGTCCTGCTCTACAAAATGACCTCCCCACAGTTTTGACGCATTGGAGAGGGCATAAGATAGCATTCTGTGCGGATATCGAGAAAATGTTCCGGCAGATAGATGTCTATCCGGAACATCGCAGATTCCAACAGATACTTTGGCGTTATGACCCTCTCGATGATATTAGTATTTACGAACTCAACACGGTTACATATGGAACCACTTCAGctccatatttggccataagggTGTTGAAAAAACTGGCGGAGGATTTTGAATCTGAATTTCCTGAGGCATCTCGAATATTGGTAGAAGATTCATATGTCGATGACATTTTGTCTGGTGCTGATTCATTTGAAAATGCCACCAGATTGCAAAGGGATTTGTGCTCCCTATTGAGAAATGGGGGATGCAATCTGAGAAAATGGATTACAAATTCAAAGGATCTTTTGGAGACTATTCCTGTGGAGCACAGGGATCCGTCTCTAACATTGGATTTTGATCAAAGTCATATTGTCAAGACCCTTGGTATTCAGTGGAATACGTGCGACGactgttttttctttaaatccCAATTGACTGAGCCTGTGCTAGCCACGAAACGATTGATTCTTTCGGAGGCTGCACGACTTTATGACCCACTTGGTTGGCTAACCCCGACAACTGTTATCGCTAAGTCCATTTTTAAGAGCTTATGGGAGCATGGGATCGACTGGGATTCTGAAATCCCAGATATAATCCAGTCCCAGTGGTGTTCATATAGAGAATCGCTACCAAAACTTGCCAATCTAAAAATTCCTAGATGGATTGGGCTGTGTCCTGGAACGAAAATTGAATTTCATTGCTTTTGTGACGCCTCGTCTATTGCATATGCAGCTGTTGTATATGCTAGAGTGGTGGCAGCGGATGGCACTCACGTCAATATTATTCAGGCTAAGTCGAAAATTTCACCAATAAAGACCATTACAATTCCTCGTTTGGAATTGTGTGCGGCCTCATTATTGGTTAAACTGACACGAAAAGTTATGGGCTCTTTCAGGAGCACAGATGTTTCCAGTATTTATTATTGGAGTGACAGTTCGACTGTTCTTAGTTGGCTAAGGAAATCTCCATCGAACTGGAACGTTTTTGTGGCTAATAGAGTCGCTGATATTCAACGGTTTACAAATCCACTTGATTGGAGATATGTACCATCCACATTAAATCCAGCAGATATAGCCTCTCGTGGGATTTTACCAGGGGACTTAGTTGAAAACAAGACGTGGTGGAATGGTCCACAATTTCTTTATGATCCACCTGCTTTCTGGCCTGAAAATCTTTCCAATTTATACACTTCCGatgaagaaagaaagaaaaaaattgtcgctcACACATCGGAGACATCAAC TGAAGCTTTCTCAAAAGACTGA
- the LOC142225945 gene encoding uncharacterized protein LOC142225945, with the protein MPFLDNEGILRVGGRLQNSNFSFDRKHPILLSKSNPLSTLIISDAHERTLHGGLSLTMSYVSRKFWIISGNQLCKTIIHKCIVCFRHSAKSAQQIMGNLPSVRLKPVRPFKHSGVDYAGPITIKASSVRSSATSKGYICLFVCMVTKAIHLEAVSDLTTNAFLAAFRRFISRRGACTDLYSDCGTNFIGASKELKVIYNKNEKAMPKDLLQALSQNETNWHFNPPASPNFGGLWEAGVKSAKFHLKRIMGDRVLNFEELTTLLCQIESCLNSRPLAPLSADPSDFDFLTPAHFLIGEPTNCIQEPSLLDTNINHLSRWKCVEKLKQHFWKRWHGEYLNRLQARPKWLKPRAEAKVGDLVLVSDEKSGPGQWNVGRIQEIFPGQDGHTRKFHTTGQH; encoded by the exons ATGCCATTTCTTGATAATGAAGGTATTTTGAGAGTTGGAGGACGACTCCAAAACTCGAACTTTTCATTTGATAGGAAACATCCCATTTTATTATCGAAATCGAATCCACTATCCACATTAATTATTTCGGACGCTCATGAGCGAACACTTCATGGTGGCTTATCCTTAACTATGTCTTAtgtgtctagaaaattttggattatATCTGGGAATCAACTTTGTAAAACAATCATTCACAAATGTATTGTTTGTTTTAGACACTCAGCAAAGTCGGCGCAACAAATAATGGGCAATTTGCCAAGTGTACGATTGAAACCAGTTCGTCCATTTAAGCACAGCGGTGTTGATTATGCTGGCCCTATAACGATAAAAGCTTCGTCGGTAAGATCTTCCGCCACTTCGAAAggttatatttgtttatttgtgtGTATGGTCACAAAAGCCATACATTTGGAAGCAGTGTCAGACCTTACCACGAATGCCTTTCTAGCGGCTTTTAGGCGTTTCATTTCACGTAGAGGCGCTTGTACTGACCTATATTCTGATTGTGGCACAAATTTCATAGGTGCCTCAAAAGAACTTAAGGTAATTTATAATAAGAATGAAAAAGCTATGCCAAAGGATTTGTTGCAAGCCCTTAGCCAAAACGAGACGAACTGGCATTTCAATCCTCCAGCATCACCAAACTTTGGCGGCCTCTGGGAAGCAGGCGTAAAATCTGccaaatttcacttaaaacgtATCATGGGTGATAGAGTTTTGAATTTTGAAGAGTTAACGACTTTGCTTTGTCAGATTGAAAGTTGTCTTAACTCTCGGCCACTGGCACCTCTATCAGCTGATCCATCTGATTTTGATTTCCTTACTCCAGCTCATTTTTTAATCGGAGAACCGACCAACTGTATACAAGAACCATCTTTGTTGGACACCAATATCAATCATCTTTCTAGATGGAAATGCgtggaaaaactcaaacaacatttttggaagaggTGGCACGGTGAGTACCTAAATCGACTTCAAGCTCGACCCAAATGGTTAAAACCCAGAGCGGAAGCCAAAGTTGGTGATCTGGTTCTCGTATCCGACGAAAAAAGTGGTCCTGGGCAATGGAATGTTGGCCGTATTCAAGAGATTTTTCCTGGTCAAGACGGACATACAAGG AAATTTCACACAACTGGTCAACATTAG